One Triticum dicoccoides isolate Atlit2015 ecotype Zavitan chromosome 3B, WEW_v2.0, whole genome shotgun sequence genomic window, GCTAGCAATGCATCCTCTTTAGTTTCTGGATCAACATCGTGAAGCACAAATCGAGTATCCGCAATATAGCCAGCCTCCTTCATATGAGCCGCCAAGTACCTCAGCTCTTCATAGATCTTAAGGGTTTCTGGATGGGATCGATCCCCTGCTCTGTATTCATGAACTTTGCTCCTAGCTTCAGCAGTATTAGCCTTTTTCCTTTCTTTCTCCTTTGCAAGGTCTGAAGCATTTACAGGGAAAAGACCCGTTTTAGACTGCTCATTCAGCCTAGAAGGATCCAGGCGTTCTATAATCTGAGCACAATGATCCCCAAGCTCTAAGTATCCATTAAGTCGGCACATATTCATCAAACTTTCCCAGATATCGACGCTCGGTTCCATAGGCATCCGTTCAACAAATTCACGAGCTTCATCAACATAGCCCGACTGGCCAAGCATATTAACAATGCTCGCATAATGATCCACGGAAGGAATTATACCAAAATCCTTCTGCATTGATTCAAAATGCAACATGCCCTCGTCAACTGATCCCAAAATTCCACAGGCCAaaaatacatgtgtgaacatgccAGAATCTGGCTTATCTCCCGTCTGCTTAAAACGATCAAAAAAGTCAGTTGCTTCTTCACCAAGACCATTATGCACAAACCCTGAGATTATAGTGCTCCAAGATGTCAAATCATGCTGCGCCATAGTACTGAAAAGTTTCTTTGCATCTTCCATCGAGGCACATTTAGCATACATGTCCAAAATTCTGTTGTTAACATCTATGTCAACAGCTAGTTCTGATTGAGATATTTGATCATGTATTTGTCTTGCTTCTGCAAGAGCAGATGCATCAGCGCATGCTTGCATCAGTTTAAAGTATTGAGGAGCATGCAGTACAATGCCTTTTCCTTGCAGCACCGGTAGAGCTTTCAAAGCTTCTTTTATGTTCCCGTCTTCACATAACTTATCCAGTTCCTCAATAGTACCTTTCGATATGCCGCTGGCTTCGTCAGATACTTCAGAAGGTGATCCATTATTTGGCAGGCTGCCAGGCAGTGAATGCTGGAAATACATGTTATCTTGATAGGGCTTACTGCTCAAGTTGTCCCCAGCTGAGGTAATAGGTTGAACATCTGAATGAGATTCTGGATAAGTTCTGTTATGGCTGTGCTGTACATCTGTGTTTACATTCATGTAATGCTCTCGATGATTTCTCTGCGTGTCAATTTTGTTAGTGGTATAATGACTCTGATATGCTTGTGAAGCATTGTGTCCAAAATCACCTTTGTGGCCTTGCTGGAATACTGGAACATGCTCCTTATGGAAATGGCTAGTATTCGGATACTGTGAGGCAGAATTCGCAGGCCTATTTGCAGGATCATGACTTTGATAATCATTCTGCTGCTGAACATTTCCAGTTAAGTTTTGATATGACTGTCCTGAAGGACCGTATCCATTCTGCCTACCATTATAGTTCTGCTGGTTACTTTGGGTGTTGTAACCAAAGTTGTGTGTGGCATATCCagtgccattgtgctgctgc contains:
- the LOC119276870 gene encoding pentatricopeptide repeat-containing protein At4g32450, mitochondrial-like, giving the protein MAAMVGARRALFAARYSPRGELADALLSPARRVGSPHSLPAERGCPRSLVPNRGAGSLASEQIDGDYHRDWGVQNAGNYGESRSKHSPDHFSRPLQRDPPSANSSEGIDRNKGVHADGGVNAHYGRNSEQPYQSGPYQSGGSYGLPDSRQPYTGARMNNEPPGYTARQSYGGNSAYGHQNPKGNIPSAHQQQTVTPAINGLSTDGNVRRGRDVTGYDCGSGYNSRSNQESYTSGQYGYGPSAQSHQSSTGSDQQVFQQQKVDRISNGNYFNKPGNSASQYPTPSSSHKEHVAGSQQGHNGDFGYNTRQPDQGSGAYNHPSPNGGPPSTQQQHNGTGYATHNFGYNTQSNQQNYNGRQNGYGPSGQSYQNLTGNVQQQNDYQSHDPANRPANSASQYPNTSHFHKEHVPVFQQGHKGDFGHNASQAYQSHYTTNKIDTQRNHREHYMNVNTDVQHSHNRTYPESHSDVQPITSAGDNLSSKPYQDNMYFQHSLPGSLPNNGSPSEVSDEASGISKGTIEELDKLCEDGNIKEALKALPVLQGKGIVLHAPQYFKLMQACADASALAEARQIHDQISQSELAVDIDVNNRILDMYAKCASMEDAKKLFSTMAQHDLTSWSTIISGFVHNGLGEEATDFFDRFKQTGDKPDSGMFTHVFLACGILGSVDEGMLHFESMQKDFGIIPSVDHYASIVNMLGQSGYVDEAREFVERMPMEPSVDIWESLMNMCRLNGYLELGDHCAQIIERLDPSRLNEQSKTGLFPVNASDLAKEKERKKANTAEARSKVHEYRAGDRSHPETLKIYEELRYLAAHMKEAGYIADTRFVLHDVDPETKEDALLAHSERLAVSYGLITSAVRSPIRVIKNLRSCGDCHTALKIISKLVGRQIIARDAKRFHHFENGVCSCKDYW